In Papaver somniferum cultivar HN1 chromosome 1, ASM357369v1, whole genome shotgun sequence, a genomic segment contains:
- the LOC113297550 gene encoding pollen-specific leucine-rich repeat extensin-like protein 3, whose protein sequence is MSRFRILADSYYSNSPPPTPPPPPPSKSAYPPYAIPPLPKPYVAPPLPLPSYVAPPLPLPSWPIVTPPMPTMPHPWYSTPPSYSAPPPEEIHEAIPPVYAITPPTPTFLAPPPTVYTPPSSSSNKHTTAIAVSVSVGGFFLAFLVLGGLFCFFKKKRMMAAGETEDIEEEKVPGGGVGRPHGGGNAVASNGGGYSR, encoded by the coding sequence ATGTCTAGGTTTAGAATATTGGCGGATAGTTACTACTCAAATTCTCCTcctccaacaccaccaccaccaccaccaagtaAGTCTGCTTACCCACCATATGCGATACCTCCACTACCAAAACCATATGTTGCACCTCCACTACCGCTGCCATCATATGTAGCACCTCCACTACCACTGCCATCATGGCCTATTGTGACACCGCCAATGCCAACTATGCCGCATCCTTGGTACAGTACACCACCTAGCTATTCAGCTCCTCCACCTGAAGAAATACACGAAGCAATACCACCTGTTTACGCAATTACACCACCAACACCCACCTTTTTAGCACCTCCACCTACTGTTTACACACCCCCGTCATCTTCTAGTAATAAGCATACTACTGCAATCGCTGTATCAGTCAGCGTAGGTGGGTTTTTCCTAGCATTTCTTGTGTTGGGGGGACTTTTCTGTTTCTttaagaagaagaggatgatggCCGCTGGAGAAACCGAGGATATTGAGGAAGAGAAGGTGCCAGGCGGTGGCGTTGGTAGGCCACACGGTGGTGGTAACGCTGTTGCCAGTAATGGGGGTGGTTACTCTCGTTGA